One Natator depressus isolate rNatDep1 chromosome 6, rNatDep2.hap1, whole genome shotgun sequence DNA window includes the following coding sequences:
- the DLK1 gene encoding protein delta homolog 1 — translation MDFQAVTLLCCCGCFFPLILPVTPGVVCKPGCHPVNGFCESPSECRCQPGWQGALCYQCVPFPGCVHGSCAKPWQCVCEEGWVGSLCDIDIHPCSSKPCTNNSTCIETGDGGYICLCAKGFTGKNCHLKKGPCIINGSPCQNGGTCVDDNGFAPHASCLCLPSFAGNFCEIDVDDCEPNPCENGGTCTDIGGGFNCHCPIGYMGKSCSSRVIFCASSPCENGGTCHEHPEGGFECVCKAEFVGVTCTYLSRNTSLHGVNTEAKHGHSYNLPPNARPKSVSHQEHKVLKITMKETIQNTDPLLNKSQVICFIVLGLLTCLVVLGTTAIVFFSKCEMWLANAKYSHLLRKKKNCFLQSNNGENLSVNIIFPEKIKLTNYTKNYTAI, via the exons ATGGATTTCCAGGCTGTCACTTTACTCTGCTGCTGCGGCTGCTTCTTTCCCCTCATCCTGCCCGTTACCCCAG GTGTTGTTTGTAAACCTGGCTGCCACCCAGTGAATGGATTTTGTGAAAGTCCTAGTGAATGCAG GTGTCAACCTGGGTGGCAAGGAGCTCTCTGTTATCAGTGTGTTCCTTTTCCTGGTTGTGTGCATGGCAGCTGTGCCAAACCATGGCAATGTGTCTGTGAAGAAGGATGGGTTGGCAGCCTTTGTGACATAG ATATTCACCCATGTTCTTCAAAACCCTGCACCAATAACTCAACATGCATAGAGACTGGAGATGGAGGATATATTTGTTTGTGTGCCAAGGGATTTACAGGAAAAAACTGCCATCTGAAAAAAGGGCCCTGCATTATTAATGG CTCTCCTTGTCAGAATGGGGGAACATGTGTTGATGACAATGGATTTGCGCCTCATGCCTCCTGTTTGTGCCTTCCAAGTTTTGCTGGCAATTTTTGCGAAATAGATGTAGATGACTGTGAACCCAACCCATGTGAAAATGGAGGAACGTGCACGGATATTGGTGGAGGTTTCAACTGTCATTGCCCTATTGGCTATATGGGCAAATCCTGCAGCAGCCGTGTCATATTCTGTGCTAGCAGCCCATGTGAGAATGGAGGAACATGTCATGAGCATCCTGAAGGAGGATTTGAATGCGTATGTAAGGCGGAATTTGTTGGTGTAACCTGCACATATCTCAGCAGAAACACAAGTCTCCATGGTGTGAATACAGAGGCCAAACATGGGCACAGTTATAATCTACCCCCAAATGCTCGTCCGAAGTCAGTATCTCACCAAGAACATAAAGTCTTGAAGATAACAATGAAAGAAACAATCCAAAACACAGACCCCTTGCTTAATAAAAGTCAGGTCATATGTTTCATTGTTCTGGGCTTGCTTacatgtcttgttgtgttgggtACAACTGCGattgtatttttttccaaatgtgaaATGTGGCTTGCTAATGCCAAATATAGCCATCTACTACGCAAGAAAAAGAATTGTTTTCTTCAGTCTAACAATGGGGAAAACCTCTCAGTTAACATAATTTTCCCAGAGAAGATCAAACTCACTAACTACACCAAGAACTACACCGCCATCTAG